The following proteins come from a genomic window of Miscanthus floridulus cultivar M001 chromosome 2, ASM1932011v1, whole genome shotgun sequence:
- the LOC136539371 gene encoding QWRF motif-containing protein 7-like isoform X1 produces MESYGGGGGGTRTSASSRRPCTSVPSQRPYTSAVASRAGSGAFAYDGMRATSLSTSTANLTRSLRKAVSFAHNKPPPSSADGPPPRRSLSSKEIGAASTEALLMSPHRRSTCPWEPTTRRRRSTGTVDVAGGAGKGSSSASGALLREIMAPRRKEEPEKEEAAHRARMLTARLLQWRFANARMEKAMARATSAAENKLFYTWLRVAELRNIQAAKRIVAQRRRQKLKLARLLRPQLPLLASWEPLAKPHADATADLGRVLSAACTSVPLAAGARADMDALHETMFSCVGTVNEIEAITDMFYATAGATSGALGELARTIQQEMECLEEATRLSSIVTGLQMQEVSLRANLMQAKQRIDPGPRLGRRRPATPALATSGWCF; encoded by the exons ATGGAGtcctacggcggcggcggcggcggcacgcggACGTCGGCGTCCTCGCGGCGCCCCTGCACGTCGGTGCCCTCGCAGCGCCCCTACACGTCGGCGGTGGCCTCCCGCGCCGGCTCCGGCGCCTTCGCGTACGACGGCATGCGCGCCACGTCTCTgtccacgtccacggccaaccTCACGCGCTCCCTCCGCAAGGCGGTCTCCTTCGCCCACAACAAGCCGCCGCCCTCTAGCGCCGACGGGCCGCCACCGCGGCGCTCGCTGAGCAGCAAGGAGATCGGGGCGGCGTCGACGGAGGCGCTGCTGATGTCGCCGCACCGCCGGTCGACATGTCCCTGGGAGCCGACGACaaggcggcggcggagcaccggGACGGTGGATGTGGCGGGCGGCGCGGGGAAggggtcgtcgtcggcgtcgggcGCGCTGCTGCGGGAGATCATGGCGCCGCGCAGGAAGGAGGAGCCGGAGAAGGAGGAGGCCGCGCACCGGGCACGCATGCTGACGGCGCGGCTGCTGCAGTGGCGGTTCGCCAACGCCCGCATGGAGAAGGCCATGGCCCGCGCCACCTCCGCCGCCGAG AACAAGCTGTTCTACACGTGGCTGCGCGTGGCGGAGCTGCGCAACATCCAGGCGGCGAAGCGGATCGTGGCCCAGCGGAGGCGGCAGAAGCTAAAGCTGGCCCGGCTGCTCCGCCCGCAGCTCCCCCTGCTGGCCTCGTGGGAGCCCCTCGCCAAGCCGCACGCCGACGCCACCGCGgacctcggccgcgtcctctccGCGGCCTGCACCAGCGTGCCGTTGGCCGCCGGCGCTCGCGCCGACATGGACGCGCTGCACGAAACCATGTTCTCCTGCGTGGGCACCGTCAACGAGATCGAAGCCATCACCGACATGTTCTACGCCACG GCCGGCGCGACGAGCGGCGCGCTGGGCGAGCTCGCGCGGACGATCCAGCAGGAGATGGAGTGCCTGGAGGAAGCGACGCGGCTGTCGAGCATCGTCACCGGCTTGCAG ATGCAGGAGGTGAGCCTCCGGGCAAATTTGATGCAGGCAAAGCAGAGGATTGACCCGGGGCCGAGGCTGGGGCGACGGCGACCGGCCACACCGGCGCTCGCAACATCTGGTTGGTGTTTTTGA
- the LOC136539371 gene encoding QWRF motif-containing protein 7-like isoform X2 has translation MESYGGGGGGTRTSASSRRPCTSVPSQRPYTSAVASRAGSGAFAYDGMRATSLSTSTANLTRSLRKAVSFAHNKPPPSSADGPPPRRSLSSKEIGAASTEALLMSPHRRSTCPWEPTTRRRRSTGTVDVAGGAGKGSSSASGALLREIMAPRRKEEPEKEEAAHRARMLTARLLQWRFANARMEKAMARATSAAENKLFYTWLRVAELRNIQAAKRIVAQRRRQKLKLARLLRPQLPLLASWEPLAKPHADATADLGRVLSAACTSVPLAAGARADMDALHETMFSCVGTVNEIEAITDMFYATAGATSGALGELARTIQQEMECLEEATRLSSIVTGLQVGARSLSGDGCLTVAEAVIDCQIPH, from the exons ATGGAGtcctacggcggcggcggcggcggcacgcggACGTCGGCGTCCTCGCGGCGCCCCTGCACGTCGGTGCCCTCGCAGCGCCCCTACACGTCGGCGGTGGCCTCCCGCGCCGGCTCCGGCGCCTTCGCGTACGACGGCATGCGCGCCACGTCTCTgtccacgtccacggccaaccTCACGCGCTCCCTCCGCAAGGCGGTCTCCTTCGCCCACAACAAGCCGCCGCCCTCTAGCGCCGACGGGCCGCCACCGCGGCGCTCGCTGAGCAGCAAGGAGATCGGGGCGGCGTCGACGGAGGCGCTGCTGATGTCGCCGCACCGCCGGTCGACATGTCCCTGGGAGCCGACGACaaggcggcggcggagcaccggGACGGTGGATGTGGCGGGCGGCGCGGGGAAggggtcgtcgtcggcgtcgggcGCGCTGCTGCGGGAGATCATGGCGCCGCGCAGGAAGGAGGAGCCGGAGAAGGAGGAGGCCGCGCACCGGGCACGCATGCTGACGGCGCGGCTGCTGCAGTGGCGGTTCGCCAACGCCCGCATGGAGAAGGCCATGGCCCGCGCCACCTCCGCCGCCGAG AACAAGCTGTTCTACACGTGGCTGCGCGTGGCGGAGCTGCGCAACATCCAGGCGGCGAAGCGGATCGTGGCCCAGCGGAGGCGGCAGAAGCTAAAGCTGGCCCGGCTGCTCCGCCCGCAGCTCCCCCTGCTGGCCTCGTGGGAGCCCCTCGCCAAGCCGCACGCCGACGCCACCGCGgacctcggccgcgtcctctccGCGGCCTGCACCAGCGTGCCGTTGGCCGCCGGCGCTCGCGCCGACATGGACGCGCTGCACGAAACCATGTTCTCCTGCGTGGGCACCGTCAACGAGATCGAAGCCATCACCGACATGTTCTACGCCACG GCCGGCGCGACGAGCGGCGCGCTGGGCGAGCTCGCGCGGACGATCCAGCAGGAGATGGAGTGCCTGGAGGAAGCGACGCGGCTGTCGAGCATCGTCACCGGCTTGCAGGTGGGTGCCCGGTCGCTCTCGGGAGATGGATGTCTCACCGTAGCCGAGGCTGTAATTGATTGCCAGATACCCCACTAG
- the LOC136539371 gene encoding QWRF motif-containing protein 7-like isoform X3 — protein MESYGGGGGGTRTSASSRRPCTSVPSQRPYTSAVASRAGSGAFAYDGMRATSLSTSTANLTRSLRKAVSFAHNKPPPSSADGPPPRRSLSSKEIGAASTEALLMSPHRRSTCPWEPTTRRRRSTGTVDVAGGAGKGSSSASGALLREIMAPRRKEEPEKEEAAHRARMLTARLLQWRFANARMEKAMARATSAAENKLFYTWLRVAELRNIQAAKRIVAQRRRQKLKLARLLRPQLPLLASWEPLAKPHADATADLGRVLSAACTSVPLAAGARADMDALHETMFSCVGTVNEIEAITDMFYAT, from the exons ATGGAGtcctacggcggcggcggcggcggcacgcggACGTCGGCGTCCTCGCGGCGCCCCTGCACGTCGGTGCCCTCGCAGCGCCCCTACACGTCGGCGGTGGCCTCCCGCGCCGGCTCCGGCGCCTTCGCGTACGACGGCATGCGCGCCACGTCTCTgtccacgtccacggccaaccTCACGCGCTCCCTCCGCAAGGCGGTCTCCTTCGCCCACAACAAGCCGCCGCCCTCTAGCGCCGACGGGCCGCCACCGCGGCGCTCGCTGAGCAGCAAGGAGATCGGGGCGGCGTCGACGGAGGCGCTGCTGATGTCGCCGCACCGCCGGTCGACATGTCCCTGGGAGCCGACGACaaggcggcggcggagcaccggGACGGTGGATGTGGCGGGCGGCGCGGGGAAggggtcgtcgtcggcgtcgggcGCGCTGCTGCGGGAGATCATGGCGCCGCGCAGGAAGGAGGAGCCGGAGAAGGAGGAGGCCGCGCACCGGGCACGCATGCTGACGGCGCGGCTGCTGCAGTGGCGGTTCGCCAACGCCCGCATGGAGAAGGCCATGGCCCGCGCCACCTCCGCCGCCGAG AACAAGCTGTTCTACACGTGGCTGCGCGTGGCGGAGCTGCGCAACATCCAGGCGGCGAAGCGGATCGTGGCCCAGCGGAGGCGGCAGAAGCTAAAGCTGGCCCGGCTGCTCCGCCCGCAGCTCCCCCTGCTGGCCTCGTGGGAGCCCCTCGCCAAGCCGCACGCCGACGCCACCGCGgacctcggccgcgtcctctccGCGGCCTGCACCAGCGTGCCGTTGGCCGCCGGCGCTCGCGCCGACATGGACGCGCTGCACGAAACCATGTTCTCCTGCGTGGGCACCGTCAACGAGATCGAAGCCATCACCGACATGTTCTACGCCACG TAA